TTCATGCTGAGACATCCAACAGCTGCTTAAGATTGTTTTTATCCTTGTCttctgctggaaaaaaaacaaaaaaacaaattgcacagaaaattaaacactttaaaaaagatgatgtttttctttgaCTGTATTATCTGTACATAATACTTGCCCATTTTAGAGCTTCTGTAACGATAGTAGATCACTCCAAGAACAGCTGCAGCCAACAGAAGAACAACGCCAGCACCAACACACATCCCCGCTATAAGAACTGAAGAGATGAAGACACACAAGCATTAGTGTGAGTACATCTGATTTCTTCTCATACAGCATTCATTGGATATATCCTCTTTATCCACTCTTTTAGAGATTCATGATAGGGTTGTGAAAGATTAATGCAAATATAGGGATTTTTTCACGTTGGGAAATTGGGGCACATTGCTAAACTGAAATGCAGGAACATTACTGATGAAAAAAAGGGGAATATATGGAAAGCTGTCACCTTTTAgaacaatgtgtttttataaataaactagtAGTAATAAACTattgtaaacaaattaaaaaaggaagcaAGGAAACATACTCATTTCATGCTCTTGTTTCTCCTCCACTTCGTGCAATTCTTCATAGAGTTGAGAAAACacaggaaaataataatgaaaaataaatgtttaaaataaaacattatcagatcaattttaataatacataaacagtCCTTAAATGAGCAAATGCAAtactttaaatatcatttaaattaaagtagCCTACTGAAATAGACTAATTGTCTTTGTTGCTGTGTTCAGATAATCCACACCTAATCAATCAATGCTTGTGAAATGCAGCAGGGCATGTGATTAAATGACTCACCACTAATGACCGAATCAGCACTAAATGACTCACCAGTGATGGACACACTGAAAGTCTTTACAATGTCGCCGATGTTGATcatttttttgatgattttgcTGCTGTCGCACTTGCCGTTTCGGTTCAAGCTTTGGCTGGTTCCTGAGCTCTCGCTTTTGATGAAATTTGCTTCATAGAGTCCAATGTGTTCACGTCCGATGTTTGTGATGGTCAGGGATCCAGTCTCGTAGTCCActgtcagtctgtctctgaagaTCTCACCTTCGCCATCATACACACAACTCTTACTGGGATCTCCGTTAATCAGGGCAATGAGGGTGTCGTTAAAGTACCACAGCATCTTGTCACGGCCTTGCTTGACAACATCGCTTTGTAGAGTGACATGATCTCTCTCCTTCACTGACACCAAGTTCAAACCAACCACAGCTGGATACATCAAATAAACAGTAATTACTTCAATAAAGGGAATTCCACACCAATATATGGATCAGACAATGCATCAGAAGAATGAGAAGAAGCGAATCTAAAGTTGTGTTATTCCCAGCATAGTTGACATTACTTCGATTTTGAGGTTTCAACATGTCACGAGTGTTACACAAGTGTAAATTGGACTTTTCTAATGAGGCATTCATGCCATTATTGATGCCTTACTTGTAGATGTTAAGACCTTGGACTCAGACTCTGACTGAAATTGCTTATTTTAGGTTAGAAAACCTCAAGTTAAATACGAGTTCTACAAGGGTTTAAACGCTTTTAACTAGTTCTATCATGGTAaactaaaacaactaaaaaacgaaataaacaaaaacatatatttttttactatatatccCTACTAAAATAGCCTACGCAAAATTATTTAACACAGCAACAGAAAAAACAGAAGACAAACAGTTAAGTGAAAGACTGAGTTGAGGTGAAATGAAAACGAGGAAAGGTAGAAAAATCAATGTAGAATTCTTACCCTCAACGACAAGAGCAAGAGTAAACGAAACAGATGTTTTCATTGCTGCTTCTTCAGGAAGTATAAACTGAATCAAGACGATTTGACTACTTTTCTAACCGCGATCTTCTTCTTTTCAACGATTAGAAAGTAGTTGATCCTAACCTGTTTTTGaaatcagaaaaacagaaaagcgtatagaaagaaaagaaagagttatCAAAGTGGATGAATAACATGTTGGTCGAGTTGTTCTTGGTTACATGTCTGTGCTCTCCCAGGTGatgtaagtgtttttatttccgAGGGTGGAGCAAAACTTAAGGAACCTAAAATATCCACCAAGAAAACCAGCCTCAGCTTGGTGATTTAGCTAGAGTCTACAACCAACTGCTGCTTTAAACGAGTTGGGTTATTATTCTTGTAGAGTCAAACCAGTTTTTAGCGATTTTTTCGTATGAAACTAAGAGAAAGTGCATTTATTGGGTGTGCAGCGCAGTTTGAGTTTCGCAGTATAGGTTTCGTTTCTCTTTAAATCACGTGGTCAGTGGCAAAGTTTCGTTTGTTTTAGTTTCGTTTCGTTCAAATTGGCCTGCCTAGAAATAATAAAGATGAATTGCATTGTTAGCATATTACTGTGGTTAAGCGATAACCCTGCTCTGGAGAGTAAAAGCTTTCAAAAGCAATAgaaatatgtgtgtgcgtgcgcgtacATTTTCCGCCTTTTAGCTTCAAAACAGACAGATTTGCGGCATAGTGCGAAGTCGCGAGCATCATTACAGTGTAAAGTGATGGACATACCTGTATATATTCACACCCGAAACAGAAAACTAGTAGATACGGTAATGTTCTTCATAAAGTGGAAAAAGGCTGTCTCAGAgacacacgccacacacacacacacacacacacacacacacacaagtccaCATGAGAAACGTTTATTAGACTGGGAAGGGCGTGGCCTCAAAATCAAAAGATGCAATATAACTCTAGCAGGGGTAACTCaaacttcattaaataaataacagtgcgtgtgtgtgtgtgtgtgtttgtgtgtaagcGACATGTTCAGGTTTTACAATAAAcagtttacaaaatattaaaaatctatgTAATGCACAAATATTTGGGCTCCAGGGTTTAtttgaacacacacagacatgcagaAGCAGTATACGAATCTCAACAATGGTGCCAATCACAAAATGCGGCATAACACTATAGTAACTCCCATCATGCACTGCAGTATGAAACATTATTGTCGCCACTGTTGAGGATCAAATGATAAGTGTTCATGTCTAGTCGGAGCCAATTCATCTCTTTAATACTGAAGAGCGTCAAATTCACAATTACGAGGCGTTAaagttaatgaaataataaagtgaCGATTGACCATTCTTGAAGACACCTGATGTTAACAAGAAGAATAATTGAAGAAGAGCTTCACAATTGTATGTCAGCATTATAGTGATCATCGTTGGCTTTAGTTGGGCTTTTGACCCATAAAGTTTAAACTTTAGGTTTTGATTGGCTACAACTTTCTTTGTTGGTGGTCACCATTTTTATGATTCTCACTGATTCTGTGTCTAGATTGACGTTTTTTAATTCAAGCAAAATAATAAGCTTAAAAACATCTGCAACATATAATCGATGAAGAAAACCTAGCTCAGTTATTCAGGTCGCTACATGAAGGTTAACATAATCAAGACTGTATGACCATCTTTCCTCTGGTTTGAGAGTCTGTTACAACTCAGTtacagcagaaaataaaaaaatgctaaaatgtttaagggtcaagagcccaactaaagcaaacactgaccaCTAAAATGGTGATTTAAAAGTATTCTGCTTGTTAAAATTAAACTCTGGGCTTTTGTGTgtacatgctttttttatgtagcCCCTGTAGCACATCACGCCAGCTTTATGAGAAAATCAAAACATGGTTACAATGGGTTGAAAGTTTCACAGGACAAAGTAAGCAACATTTTCAGCCCACCGCTATGGCTGCATTCGAACTCAGACACGATTTTTGTTAATGACCACACTCAAATGAAAAACCACAGCACAtgggttatttttgtttttttttctagcgaAGAGAATGAACGCAAATCGCCGATTGCGACACCAGCAGCTCCATTTAGTGTCAAAGTGAAACTGtggtcacatttatttacagagaAATGTAGTTTGACCAGACGGGTGGAAAACTTGTGTGTGTTATTGGATGCgagttaatgtgtgtgtgtcagtactttgtgggtaaaaaaaaacgtatcttcatttcctttctttttaacATGAACCTCGCAGTCTGACTTCCTTTTTATAATCAACTCAAAAAAACGGATGAGAATAATctgatttttatcatttatgagATTGTTTCCTCATTGGGACCTAAAAAAacgtccccacaaggtcaaaaatgACTGGTATTACTATCTTTGTGGGGACATGTGGTCCCTGTAAAAcaccaggtacacacacacacacacacacacacacacacacaaataacaacaacaataatgacAGGCTGAAATAATAAACTccaataattatttcattaattatttgctTGCATGCATTGAAGAATGTTTTATGCTAATATACGTCTTGATCGTTTAAGTGAAAGCCTGTGTGGTTAGTAAAGGGTGGTCGAATCCTGTTAGGGGAGgatccacacatacacacttataTCACACTTCTGTCTAAACACTCTGCTTCTCGCTATTTTCATCACAAAGGCAGTGTGCTCGAAGAAAATGGTTAATGCTTTCCTTTTGTTCTGCTTGTGCTTGTTGCAGTTGGATGGTAAGTTGgacatttatgctttttaattttttttgtatgttttttttttgtttttctgatttaGTTCAAGTTTAgctttttgtatgtatgtatatatatatctgaaatcGAACAGGGATATTATTGGATTTAGGTCTATTCTCAGAGGAAATCAAGTTGGGCTCAACAACTCCATAAAAATGGATTCATGTGAATATTCTATTAAATGCGTTAAGTACTGATAATTTTCCTTAAGCAACACAAAACCATTTAAATCTCTAACAAATGTTCCTTTTtccttcaggtgtgtttggtgtTCATGCATTGGAGTCACTGTCGGTtctggagggagattcagtctcTCTAGACTCTGGTTTAACTAAAATAAGGGATGATGGTCTGATTCTGTGGAGGTTTGGAGCTGAAAACACCTTAATAGCTGAAATCAATGTAATGGTCGGCAGTGCTACTGTatatgatgatgttcttgaTGAGAGATttagagacagactgaagctggatcatcaaactggatctctgatCATCACTAACATCTCAACTCTACACACTGGAGAATATCAACTACAGTCCAGCAGTGTGATAAAGAACTTCAGTGTCTCTGTCTACGGTGAGTTAAAATGGCAGTATataaagctttttcagtcttaAAGATTCTAACATTTAAGATACACACTAAATTTTTTAAACCTAATTTTAAACCAATTAGAAACGGTTTTCCTCCGATTAATTACATTAGCGTCTCAGACAATGAAAAAAACGATTGTAAAAACTGTGAATACTCATTCAATACAAGAAACAGCATGATTTACTTTGATGTTTCTATTATTTCTCAGCTCCTCTGCCTGTTCCTGTCATCAGCAGTAACTCTTCAAACtgttcttcatcttcatcaaatTGTTCATTGTTGTGTTCGGCGGAGAACGTGGGTCacgtgactctctcctggtacaaaggaaacagtttattgtccagcatcagtgtgtctgatctcagcatcagtctctctctacctctggaggtggaacaTCAGGAgaaaaacacctacagctgtgtgatcaacaaccccatcagaaaccagaccacacatctgAACATCAGTCAGATCTGTCACACGTGTTCAGGTAAGACAGctgatgtgtttatttactatgtttatggttttattattattaagctttGAAGCTTAATTTAAATGCACTAACTCTGATGTTCACTTATCTAATAATGACCGTCTCTCTGTTTAGTTAAAGAATCAGCATCTAAAACGCTGCTGAtctcttctgctgctgctgctgctggttcTCTGCTGATTGTTGCTGCTGTTGGGATCTTTTGTATTTGCCAGAAATGT
This window of the Puntigrus tetrazona isolate hp1 chromosome 22, ASM1883169v1, whole genome shotgun sequence genome carries:
- the LOC122327540 gene encoding uncharacterized protein LOC122327540 isoform X1, giving the protein MKTSVSFTLALVVEAVVGLNLVSVKERDHVTLQSDVVKQGRDKMLWYFNDTLIALINGDPSKSCVYDGEGEIFRDRLTVDYETGSLTITNIGREHIGLYEANFIKSESSGTSQSLNRNGKCDSSKIIKKMINIGDIVKTFSVSITGESFSADSVISELHEVEEKQEHEMILIAGMCVGAGVVLLLAAAVLGVIYYRYRSSKMAEDKDKNNLKQLLDVSA
- the LOC122327540 gene encoding uncharacterized protein LOC122327540 isoform X2, whose protein sequence is MKTSVSFTLALVVEAVVGLNLVSVKERDHVTLQSDVVKQGRDKMLWYFNDTLIALINGDPSKSCVYDGEGEIFRDRLTVDYETGSLTITNIGREHIGLYEANFIKSESSGTSQSLNRNGKCDSSKIIKKMINIGDIVKTFSVSITGESFSADSVISELHEVEEKQEHEMILIAGMCVGAGVVLLLAAAVLGVIYYRYRSSKMEDKDKNNLKQLLDVSA
- the LOC122327540 gene encoding uncharacterized protein LOC122327540 isoform X3; this translates as MKTSVSFTLALVVEAVVGLNLVSVKERDHVTLQSDVVKQGRDKMLWYFNDTLIALINGDPSKSCVYDGEGEIFRDRLTVDYETGSLTITNIGREHIGLYEANFIKSESSGTSQSLNRNGKCDSSKIIKKMINIGDIVKTFSVSITELHEVEEKQEHEMILIAGMCVGAGVVLLLAAAVLGVIYYRYRSSKMAEDKDKNNLKQLLDVSA
- the LOC122327454 gene encoding CD48 antigen-like: MVNAFLLFCLCLLQLDGVFGVHALESLSVLEGDSVSLDSGLTKIRDDGLILWRFGAENTLIAEINVMVGSATVYDDVLDERFRDRLKLDHQTGSLIITNISTLHTGEYQLQSSSVIKNFSVSVYAPLPVPVISSNSSNCSSSSSNCSLLCSAENVGHVTLSWYKGNSLLSSISVSDLSISLSLPLEVEHQEKNTYSCVINNPIRNQTTHLNISQICHTCSVKESASKTLLISSAAAAAGSLLIVAAVGIFCICQKCGKTDKEVETNEEITYIEPMFYKRKPQKLDVKEDDHVEYAPIAKRR